A stretch of the Candidatus Paceibacterota bacterium genome encodes the following:
- a CDS encoding type II secretion system protein encodes MKVSLVNKLSNGFTLIELLVVISIVSLISSAVFSSAVEARKRARDASRIANARQLSIALEEHESAKGTYKVSGAGYQSSGGGLATKSGTADYATSLVSALKGEGVYSSGSLFDQVFQDDNYYVGLCDDGKQFNVFLKVEQDSLKHPENTVRAGCDGNTASSLGFNYIFGVGSSVAQGSSTSTAVADQFGGSIFSGPSIVFAQTASNGQVSYYTDATHISGTNNLFWDILNQRLGIGTMTPGTTLDVAGGVRAGGSDVVTTCAAGQAGGEGTMRYNYNAHAMQYCNGTQWVNAGGGQTSSPVYVHYIGTLGQATTHGVPVIVNYNSKVSDTLNTVTTGSNWKFTAPTSGIYRISAAIATAAYAWGNAGASIWLNTMKNGADYRRLNSYYVVMSGTAGVTLTGANTLDLAAGDTLAVGVTIWRGGTTNLGSSGFDTWVTIERISDLP; translated from the coding sequence ATGAAAGTATCACTAGTGAATAAACTTAGTAATGGGTTCACTCTTATTGAATTACTCGTTGTCATTTCAATCGTATCCCTCATCTCAAGCGCTGTATTTTCATCGGCTGTTGAAGCGCGCAAGCGGGCGCGTGACGCCTCGCGAATAGCGAATGCAAGACAACTCAGCATCGCGCTCGAAGAACATGAATCCGCAAAGGGCACATACAAAGTATCGGGTGCGGGATATCAAAGCAGTGGTGGCGGACTCGCAACAAAGTCAGGAACGGCTGACTATGCAACATCGCTCGTCTCTGCGCTAAAGGGCGAGGGGGTCTACTCATCGGGAAGCCTTTTTGATCAGGTCTTTCAGGATGACAACTACTACGTCGGACTTTGTGACGATGGTAAGCAATTCAACGTATTTCTCAAGGTTGAACAGGACAGCTTGAAGCATCCCGAAAATACCGTTCGTGCGGGGTGCGATGGGAACACGGCATCATCACTCGGTTTCAACTATATCTTCGGCGTTGGATCAAGCGTTGCACAGGGAAGTTCAACTTCAACCGCAGTGGCAGATCAGTTCGGAGGGAGTATCTTCTCGGGCCCATCAATAGTATTTGCGCAAACTGCATCAAATGGCCAAGTCTCCTATTACACCGACGCAACACATATATCTGGAACAAATAATTTATTCTGGGACATTCTCAACCAGCGATTAGGTATTGGCACAATGACTCCCGGAACAACACTAGACGTTGCAGGTGGAGTGCGTGCAGGAGGAAGTGATGTTGTTACGACATGTGCAGCAGGGCAAGCGGGGGGAGAAGGTACCATGCGCTACAATTACAATGCGCATGCGATGCAATACTGTAATGGGACACAGTGGGTGAACGCAGGTGGTGGCCAAACTTCTTCACCAGTCTACGTACACTACATAGGCACGCTGGGGCAAGCAACAACCCATGGGGTGCCCGTCATTGTTAACTACAACTCAAAAGTATCAGACACACTCAACACGGTGACCACCGGATCAAACTGGAAATTCACCGCACCAACGAGTGGCATCTATCGCATTAGTGCGGCAATCGCAACAGCAGCGTATGCCTGGGGAAATGCAGGGGCAAGTATATGGCTGAATACAATGAAAAATGGTGCAGACTATAGGCGCCTGAACTCATACTATGTCGTTATGTCAGGGACAGCGGGAGTAACCCTAACGGGCGCAAATACACTCGACCTAGCTGCAGGAGATACACTTGCAGTGGGTGTCACGATTTGGCGCGGAGGCACAACAAATCTTGGATCATCAGGATTTGACACATGGGTCACTATTGAACGCATCAGCGATCTCCCTTAA
- the rsmA gene encoding 16S rRNA (adenine(1518)-N(6)/adenine(1519)-N(6))-dimethyltransferase RsmA, with product MSIEAKKTLGQHFLRSDKAIREIVEAGHIVPGDVILEIGPGEGVLTEALLSTGAHIIAIEMDQRCIPILHERFKKEEGEGRFQLLEGDVRNPELLRVLFGKSHIGNKPYKLIANIPYYITGLLFRMFLETTPPVRQPTLMVYLIQKEVAEQLVGRDGKYGNLALAAMLYGKPRIVAKVPKGAFLPPPKVDSSIIAIEDISRKNISGFSEKTFFMLTHAGLASRRKMLLTNLVNVLKVDRTRLQLIFERCGINEKVRAEDLKLADWIMLAREIEQL from the coding sequence ATGAGTATCGAAGCAAAGAAAACCCTAGGCCAACACTTTCTCCGTTCTGATAAAGCAATTAGGGAGATTGTTGAAGCGGGTCACATTGTCCCAGGGGATGTCATTCTCGAAATCGGACCTGGTGAAGGAGTCCTCACCGAGGCACTTCTGTCGACTGGTGCACATATCATTGCCATAGAGATGGACCAACGTTGCATTCCTATCCTCCATGAACGGTTCAAGAAAGAGGAAGGGGAGGGGCGATTCCAATTACTTGAAGGGGATGTTCGTAATCCAGAACTATTGCGTGTACTTTTCGGAAAATCACACATCGGAAACAAACCCTACAAACTCATCGCAAATATTCCATACTACATTACCGGCCTATTGTTCCGCATGTTTCTCGAGACGACTCCGCCCGTACGACAGCCAACCCTCATGGTCTATCTCATACAAAAGGAAGTCGCAGAGCAGCTTGTGGGACGTGATGGAAAATATGGAAACCTTGCACTTGCGGCCATGCTTTATGGCAAACCACGCATTGTTGCAAAGGTTCCCAAAGGAGCTTTCCTCCCTCCACCAAAAGTTGATTCATCCATTATTGCTATTGAGGACATCTCGCGCAAAAATATTTCGGGCTTCTCGGAGAAAACATTCTTTATGTTGACCCATGCCGGCCTTGCAAGTCGCCGCAAAATGCTCCTCACAAACCTCGTGAATGTTCTCAAGGTAGACCGAACTCGGCTCCAACTTATATTTGAACGCTGCGGAATCAATGAAAAGGTACGCGCTGAAGATCTTAAGCTCGCAGACTGGATAATGCTTGCTCGTGAAATCGAACAATTATAA
- a CDS encoding IPT/TIG domain-containing protein, translating into MNTRYGIYLGALVLSGVLPIVASAACIPLIGTLQLGTKSEEVRMLQQFLNTRASTTVAYIGSGSIGNETNYFGPATKNAVVKFQTIFANEVLVPAGLSEATGIVGKFSREEINKQLCAQGGVKPVTTTTVTQKAAQENFAKEIALRSEALAEKINALRLSVATNIAKTQSSFAGTTLVPQSSITPPALDSSSKDLPLQIFTIDPFIAKIGDRVTIKGTGIVAGTSVRIGGTAYPLTIVSDGSAATFEIKTGFPLGKYYATLENSGKKSNDRVFVVVADTTKIPVIEGISPDTGNIGTTITLTGQNFAAKNDIFTSIGTIYDVRSSDGKTLSFPVTADTTYLNNNGKIIPYLAYFVAVVNENGISGFKEFKIR; encoded by the coding sequence ATGAATACACGATATGGAATTTACTTAGGAGCGTTAGTGTTGTCTGGGGTGCTTCCAATTGTTGCCAGTGCTGCGTGCATTCCTTTGATAGGGACGCTACAGTTAGGCACAAAGAGCGAGGAAGTGCGCATGCTTCAGCAGTTTCTCAATACACGCGCTTCAACAACGGTTGCGTACATAGGGAGTGGCTCTATAGGTAATGAGACAAATTACTTTGGTCCAGCAACAAAAAATGCAGTAGTAAAATTTCAGACAATATTTGCAAATGAGGTGCTCGTTCCTGCAGGGCTTTCAGAGGCGACCGGTATTGTCGGAAAGTTTTCTCGTGAGGAAATAAATAAGCAGCTCTGTGCGCAGGGGGGTGTGAAGCCAGTAACAACAACTACGGTTACCCAAAAGGCTGCACAAGAAAATTTTGCAAAAGAGATCGCATTACGTTCGGAGGCATTGGCTGAAAAGATTAATGCACTCCGTCTGAGTGTAGCTACAAACATTGCAAAAACACAAAGCTCCTTTGCGGGAACAACACTTGTTCCTCAATCAAGTATTACCCCACCCGCACTAGACTCATCGAGTAAGGATCTCCCTCTCCAGATATTCACCATTGACCCCTTTATTGCTAAGATCGGCGATAGGGTCACAATCAAAGGGACGGGAATCGTTGCGGGCACAAGTGTACGCATTGGCGGTACTGCTTATCCACTCACGATAGTGAGTGATGGAAGTGCTGCGACATTTGAGATAAAGACAGGGTTTCCTCTTGGAAAGTACTATGCAACTCTCGAAAATAGTGGAAAGAAAAGCAATGATCGCGTGTTTGTGGTTGTGGCAGATACAACAAAAATTCCTGTGATTGAAGGCATTTCTCCCGATACAGGAAATATCGGTACGACCATTACTCTTACGGGTCAAAATTTTGCCGCAAAGAATGATATCTTCACCTCAATCGGTACGATATATGATGTACGTTCATCGGATGGAAAAACACTAAGCTTCCCTGTTACTGCAGATACGACATATCTTAATAACAATGGGAAAATAATCCCATACCTTGCGTATTTCGTTGCCGTCGTCAACGAGAATGGAATCTCTGGGTTTAAAGAGTTTAAAATACGATAA
- a CDS encoding M23 family metallopeptidase — protein MALLIAPVAHAGILDELVKKVFATSSVGDHKFTAQSVPLLTAAVGQTGAVEDYMISDEGALLAASGPGGAAAELTDLQVETAAGAISTYVVEDNDTISSIAEKYGISVNTIYWANGLNRKSKLKIGQTLVILPITSVQHKVVKGDTISKIAKRYNGDADEIIAYNGLEDGTLTAGETIIIPDGEMPAAPLPAKVASRIKSNLDSGPDMAGYYILPVLGCRRSQGIHGHNGVDLACPIGTPLRAAAPGTVIVANTSGWGGGYGKYVVIKHANGTQTVYGHMSSVSVRPGETVGRGESIGATGNSGKSTGPHLHFEVRGARNPF, from the coding sequence TTGGCTCTTCTCATCGCACCTGTAGCACACGCAGGCATTCTCGACGAACTCGTCAAGAAGGTTTTTGCGACTTCTTCTGTGGGTGATCATAAATTTACAGCACAGAGCGTCCCTTTGCTCACTGCTGCAGTTGGTCAGACTGGAGCGGTGGAAGACTATATGATTTCAGATGAAGGAGCGCTGCTTGCCGCATCGGGTCCAGGCGGAGCCGCAGCTGAGCTCACTGATCTTCAAGTTGAGACCGCCGCTGGTGCTATTAGCACTTACGTTGTTGAGGATAATGATACGATTTCTTCTATTGCAGAGAAGTATGGTATTTCTGTGAATACAATTTACTGGGCTAATGGGCTCAATCGTAAAAGCAAGCTGAAGATTGGTCAAACATTGGTGATTCTTCCTATTACTAGTGTCCAGCACAAGGTGGTAAAGGGTGATACGATCTCAAAAATTGCAAAACGCTATAATGGCGATGCGGATGAAATCATTGCGTACAATGGCCTCGAGGATGGAACACTTACCGCAGGTGAGACAATCATCATTCCTGATGGAGAAATGCCTGCTGCGCCGCTCCCTGCAAAGGTAGCAAGTCGTATAAAGAGCAATCTCGATAGTGGTCCAGATATGGCAGGGTATTATATTCTTCCTGTGCTTGGCTGCAGAAGGTCTCAGGGAATCCATGGACATAATGGCGTTGACCTTGCATGTCCGATTGGTACTCCATTGCGTGCAGCAGCTCCTGGTACTGTCATCGTCGCAAATACGAGTGGATGGGGTGGTGGTTATGGTAAGTATGTCGTCATCAAGCATGCAAATGGTACACAAACCGTCTATGGACATATGTCGAGCGTGAGTGTTCGCCCTGGTGAAACAGTTGGCCGTGGTGAGTCTATTGGTGCGACGGGAAATTCTGGAAAATCGACGGGCCCTCATCTACACTTTGAGGTGCGTGGCGCACGTAATCCATTTTAA
- a CDS encoding IPT/TIG domain-containing protein: protein MKYSAFIIGLLFPVFAFASCTDFPRDMKAGMKGSDVFALQRILNNDVRTLVAKTGPGSPGYEQDVFNDKTTIALKAFQEFYGLTSAIPGVADVPTRIKLSRLSCEIDVAPPQPVVATSTKLGSGICAAITLAPLPRPKVVLEQPITMKVRRGETFSLFGKNFTENNTIDVDGKSLCLKSSSDGGRRIDIMIPRDAALGSQYIRVTNKYGVSNLIKVQILEAADSARGTSECLNITRTLVEGSKGKDVLALQKFLNSDSRTQIDVEGSESIGKETEVFSAKTKMGVKLFQKLYAADILRPAGLVQPNGVIGALARKKISALTDCPVEVTLPPSKERPVLTGVSPATASAGDQIIIRGNNFASQNTVLFGGKVFGPYASTEGKTIILTLSSKVPAGKQDIKVKTSAGTSNAVGFTVTTSNSKAPKIITIDPLRAKPGASIRITGSGFTDAGNEVTSVDGSIAVKGIAASAAGTVLSFQVPTSATVGTQVIRVVNSNGQSNTRTFSIEVEKVIPPPTIDALTPPITKQGGTVMIEGHNFFEPVTVYIDKVPLASAQRAGGSTRIVLTVPPLTATGTHQVSVSTDKGESNPKQLEVLDINSDMPVIERIDPASGPLGTAITITGRNFKQSNFVNLDGAFSGNAPSGGDGTLSTFTLRFGTTGAHMLTLTNIAGQSNAVPFTITEKEEVALPPVINTILPETTIAAGTFQLFGSNFGSKATVHIGSMTLPESVTTSSGVISVNTPTSLTPGTYQVWIVNTGGTSNKVNLTITTSGGGGGGGGGGGGGGYDPRRKPVIYSLNPNKVDRVKCLASGGIRFTINGTNFSTSSVNVIKAGLGGEQQMVSPNGSTLYFQAGDFKDAIPCIKPSMKPTDDLDVYVYVQNMYGTSEGKIFTVKGLDPLSSPF, encoded by the coding sequence ATGAAATATTCCGCATTTATCATCGGACTTTTATTCCCTGTATTCGCTTTTGCGAGCTGTACAGACTTTCCTCGTGATATGAAGGCAGGCATGAAGGGGTCGGATGTCTTTGCACTCCAGCGCATACTTAATAATGATGTACGCACATTAGTCGCAAAGACTGGTCCTGGTTCTCCGGGATATGAGCAAGATGTTTTTAATGATAAGACAACCATTGCACTCAAGGCATTTCAAGAGTTTTATGGATTAACGAGTGCAATCCCGGGAGTTGCTGACGTGCCTACGCGCATCAAGCTTTCTCGATTATCGTGTGAGATCGATGTCGCTCCACCCCAGCCAGTTGTCGCGACGAGCACAAAACTTGGCTCAGGTATTTGTGCTGCAATCACACTCGCGCCACTACCAAGGCCAAAAGTCGTTTTGGAGCAGCCTATTACCATGAAGGTGCGCAGGGGGGAGACTTTTTCCCTCTTCGGAAAAAACTTCACTGAGAATAATACGATTGATGTTGATGGAAAAAGTCTCTGTTTGAAATCAAGCAGTGACGGTGGTCGTCGTATTGATATTATGATTCCTCGCGATGCTGCGCTCGGAAGTCAGTATATTCGCGTGACTAATAAATATGGTGTCAGTAATTTGATCAAGGTGCAGATTCTTGAGGCTGCTGACAGTGCGCGAGGGACAAGTGAGTGTCTCAATATCACCCGAACACTCGTTGAGGGTAGTAAGGGTAAAGACGTACTTGCACTGCAAAAGTTCCTTAATAGTGATTCACGCACGCAGATTGATGTGGAAGGTTCGGAGAGTATTGGAAAAGAGACAGAAGTTTTTAGCGCAAAGACGAAGATGGGCGTCAAGCTATTTCAGAAGCTTTACGCGGCAGATATCTTGAGACCAGCGGGGCTTGTGCAACCGAACGGTGTGATAGGTGCGCTTGCGCGAAAGAAGATTAGCGCGCTTACCGATTGTCCAGTAGAGGTTACACTTCCACCGTCAAAGGAGAGGCCGGTGCTCACTGGTGTGTCCCCTGCTACTGCTTCTGCGGGTGATCAGATTATCATTCGTGGAAATAATTTTGCATCGCAGAATACGGTGCTCTTTGGAGGAAAGGTGTTTGGTCCATATGCAAGCACAGAGGGAAAAACGATTATACTTACTCTTTCTTCAAAGGTACCTGCAGGCAAACAGGATATCAAAGTGAAGACGAGTGCGGGAACAAGTAACGCAGTTGGATTTACGGTCACTACTTCAAACAGTAAGGCTCCAAAGATCATAACGATTGATCCACTCCGTGCAAAACCAGGAGCTTCGATTCGTATTACTGGTTCTGGATTTACTGATGCAGGAAATGAGGTGACGAGCGTGGATGGAAGTATTGCGGTCAAGGGTATCGCCGCAAGCGCAGCGGGGACCGTACTCAGTTTCCAGGTTCCCACGTCAGCTACCGTAGGTACACAAGTTATCAGGGTAGTTAATAGTAATGGACAGAGTAATACACGCACCTTCTCGATTGAAGTTGAGAAAGTTATTCCTCCTCCGACGATTGACGCACTCACTCCCCCAATCACGAAGCAGGGTGGCACAGTGATGATTGAAGGTCACAACTTCTTTGAACCTGTTACGGTTTATATCGACAAGGTCCCCCTTGCGAGCGCTCAAAGAGCCGGTGGTAGTACACGTATCGTGCTTACGGTGCCACCACTTACGGCTACGGGGACGCATCAGGTAAGTGTAAGTACTGATAAGGGAGAGAGCAATCCTAAGCAGCTCGAAGTACTCGACATAAATTCAGATATGCCAGTAATCGAACGCATTGATCCCGCTTCTGGTCCCCTTGGTACAGCAATAACAATAACCGGACGTAACTTCAAGCAATCGAATTTTGTAAATCTTGATGGTGCGTTTTCTGGAAATGCTCCTTCAGGCGGTGATGGAACTCTTTCGACATTCACTTTGCGCTTTGGCACCACTGGTGCACACATGCTTACACTGACAAATATTGCAGGACAAAGTAATGCAGTTCCGTTTACAATTACTGAAAAGGAAGAAGTCGCGTTGCCACCAGTTATAAACACAATTCTTCCTGAAACGACGATTGCAGCGGGAACCTTCCAGTTGTTTGGTAGTAATTTCGGCTCAAAAGCAACGGTGCATATTGGTTCCATGACACTTCCAGAGTCGGTTACGACATCAAGTGGTGTCATATCCGTGAATACTCCAACAAGCTTAACTCCAGGCACCTACCAAGTGTGGATCGTAAATACAGGAGGAACAAGCAATAAGGTTAATCTCACAATCACGACGAGTGGTGGCGGTGGAGGTGGTGGTGGCGGTGGTGGAGGAGGTGGCTATGATCCACGCCGAAAGCCAGTCATCTACAGTCTTAATCCAAACAAGGTTGATCGCGTAAAATGCCTTGCAAGCGGAGGAATACGCTTCACGATAAATGGAACGAACTTCTCTACTTCATCAGTAAATGTCATTAAGGCCGGCCTTGGCGGAGAGCAGCAGATGGTGTCCCCAAATGGTTCAACGTTGTATTTCCAAGCAGGCGACTTCAAGGACGCAATTCCATGTATCAAGCCCTCGATGAAACCGACGGATGATCTCGATGTTTATGTTTACGTACAAAATATGTATGGTACCAGTGAGGGAAAGATCTTTACCGTAAAAGGTCTCGATCCCCTCTCGTCACCATTCTAA
- a CDS encoding IPT/TIG domain-containing protein, whose translation MRNTTYAMIFLIAIMVGIMTSPLVGDAACAPISRTLRVGMQGEDVRALQKFLNDDVDSMIATTGVGSPGNESTVFGPATLRAVMKFQAANKEQILIPAGVTEPTGIIGKMMRGVVNQYLCANPSLGVEGAEVSTSSSKTSSDPLDTPQNRKRIAELQARSDAIFAENDKKLTDALQSIKQRYAVIDAKMTEATKAIDKVHKMEEVFNALSDPSTAIVPGVKGGVFGLADPLQISVIVPSVAYRGDRIGIIGSGFLENNKLHIADKVIDMEMPNKEGTVSFARLPADLPMGRNTAFVENSKGKSDPVPFFIAEKQTAAPVISSFTPAATGIGKTVTLRGTNFLAKNDIYTSLGVINNVSSSDGTTLTFTVQAEPALVGTDGKLIDKLPYTVLVGNDRGLSGVVQIPME comes from the coding sequence ATGCGAAACACTACATACGCAATGATTTTTTTGATAGCAATCATGGTGGGAATCATGACCTCTCCCTTGGTGGGCGATGCGGCTTGTGCTCCAATTTCTCGTACACTACGTGTGGGAATGCAGGGTGAAGATGTGCGCGCACTTCAAAAGTTTCTAAATGATGATGTCGACTCTATGATTGCCACAACAGGTGTGGGGTCACCTGGAAATGAGTCCACGGTATTCGGGCCTGCAACATTGCGTGCCGTAATGAAATTTCAAGCAGCAAATAAGGAGCAGATCCTTATTCCTGCTGGAGTGACGGAACCTACGGGTATTATCGGAAAGATGATGCGTGGCGTGGTCAATCAGTACCTTTGTGCTAATCCAAGTCTTGGAGTTGAGGGTGCAGAAGTAAGTACCTCATCAAGTAAAACGAGTAGTGATCCACTCGATACCCCACAGAACAGGAAGAGAATTGCTGAGCTTCAAGCACGCTCTGATGCGATTTTTGCAGAAAATGACAAGAAACTTACAGACGCACTCCAATCAATAAAGCAGCGTTATGCTGTTATTGACGCAAAAATGACAGAAGCCACAAAAGCAATCGATAAGGTACACAAGATGGAAGAAGTGTTTAATGCACTCAGTGATCCTTCAACGGCGATTGTTCCTGGAGTGAAAGGAGGAGTGTTTGGTCTCGCGGATCCACTCCAAATAAGTGTTATCGTTCCTAGTGTTGCATATAGGGGTGATCGCATTGGTATTATTGGTTCAGGATTCCTTGAGAACAATAAGCTTCATATTGCAGATAAGGTGATTGACATGGAAATGCCAAATAAGGAGGGTACGGTATCCTTTGCTCGCCTTCCCGCAGATCTTCCAATGGGGCGTAATACGGCATTTGTAGAAAATAGTAAGGGGAAGAGCGATCCTGTACCGTTTTTCATAGCCGAAAAACAGACTGCAGCACCAGTTATTTCGAGTTTTACTCCTGCGGCTACAGGAATAGGAAAGACAGTTACTCTTAGGGGGACGAATTTCCTTGCAAAGAATGATATCTATACTTCCCTTGGTGTGATAAACAATGTTTCTTCATCTGATGGTACAACACTGACGTTCACTGTGCAGGCAGAGCCGGCTCTTGTTGGCACTGATGGAAAGCTTATCGATAAGCTTCCATACACTGTGCTTGTCGGAAATGATAGAGGGCTCTCAGGGGTCGTGCAAATCCCTATGGAATGA
- a CDS encoding UvrD-helicase domain-containing protein codes for MDKMQQGLNPQQQKAVLATEGPVLIVAGAGAGKTKTITHRIGHLIEKGVAPDAILAITFTNKAAKEMRERVLQMLGREHVPTFNRGANIPWVSTFHALGIAILREHGTAIGIAKGATIIDQDDAKKLIKEALKAQSLDPKEHDPAKILGAISRHKGNMGTAETIAATVRDHFRGQLYERTMKLYEQSLRKANALDFDDLLEKTVRLLQTHPEIRAYYNRKWQYIHVDEYQDTNAVQYTLTQLLAGERRNICVVGDSDQSIYSWRGASIANILDFEKDYPNAQVILLEQNYRSTKNILQAANSVIEKNELRKDKVLFTENNEGEKLTIIEGFDEIDEARRIAQKIAALMGSGIKASDIAILYRTNVQSRVLEEAMLFAGIPYQVLGTRFYDRKEVKDALAYLRAALNPENKLDLTRIINVPARGIGEKTLEKVLSNEVHLLSNAMQVKVKKFYDILERIRAAALVQKPSQLLMTVIEESGIGNMLKTGDDEDIERLGNVLELVTVAKRYDIFDGTEGITQYLEDLALESDQDRMSNADAVRLMTVHASKGLEFDYVFVTGMEQDLFPSNKMREHDSPEAQEEERRLFYVALTRAAKKVFLSHAAMRTIFGSRNYTLPSEFLDDIDESLIERETPPKLEQPKRKFSLLDDPFDDDVFQW; via the coding sequence ATGGATAAGATGCAGCAGGGACTTAACCCACAACAGCAAAAAGCGGTCCTCGCCACTGAGGGGCCGGTGCTTATCGTTGCAGGAGCAGGAGCCGGCAAAACGAAGACGATCACTCATCGCATCGGACATCTCATTGAAAAAGGCGTGGCACCAGATGCCATTCTCGCGATCACGTTCACCAACAAAGCAGCTAAAGAAATGCGCGAGCGTGTCCTCCAAATGCTTGGCAGAGAGCATGTACCCACTTTTAACCGTGGAGCAAATATCCCCTGGGTCAGCACTTTTCATGCTCTTGGCATCGCCATCCTGAGAGAGCATGGAACCGCGATTGGAATCGCAAAAGGGGCAACAATCATCGACCAAGATGATGCGAAGAAACTCATCAAAGAGGCCCTAAAAGCGCAAAGTCTCGACCCGAAGGAGCATGACCCCGCAAAGATTCTCGGAGCTATCAGTAGGCATAAGGGGAACATGGGCACAGCAGAAACTATTGCGGCCACCGTGCGTGATCATTTCCGGGGACAGCTTTATGAGCGCACGATGAAGCTCTACGAGCAATCACTACGCAAAGCGAATGCGCTCGATTTTGACGACCTCCTCGAGAAGACCGTACGTCTCCTGCAGACACATCCCGAAATCCGTGCGTACTACAATAGAAAATGGCAGTATATCCACGTCGACGAATACCAAGATACGAATGCGGTGCAATATACACTCACACAGCTCCTCGCAGGAGAGCGACGTAATATTTGTGTGGTGGGGGACTCCGATCAATCAATCTATAGCTGGAGAGGGGCGTCGATTGCTAATATTTTGGATTTTGAAAAAGACTATCCCAATGCACAGGTTATCCTCCTTGAGCAAAATTACCGTTCAACAAAGAATATTTTGCAAGCGGCAAATAGTGTAATCGAAAAGAATGAGCTTCGAAAAGACAAAGTACTTTTCACAGAGAACAATGAGGGTGAGAAGCTGACGATTATCGAAGGATTTGATGAAATCGATGAGGCTCGTCGCATTGCACAAAAAATAGCTGCTCTTATGGGGAGCGGTATCAAGGCAAGCGATATCGCTATCCTCTATCGCACGAACGTACAGAGTCGTGTACTTGAAGAAGCAATGCTATTCGCAGGCATCCCCTATCAAGTCCTCGGCACTCGCTTCTACGATCGCAAGGAGGTGAAGGATGCGCTTGCGTACCTACGCGCTGCGCTTAACCCCGAGAACAAACTCGACCTCACACGCATCATCAATGTCCCCGCACGTGGCATCGGTGAAAAAACACTCGAAAAAGTCCTTTCAAATGAAGTGCACCTCTTAAGCAATGCAATGCAGGTCAAGGTGAAAAAATTCTATGACATCCTTGAGCGTATTCGCGCGGCTGCACTCGTACAAAAACCCTCACAACTATTGATGACTGTCATCGAGGAAAGTGGAATAGGAAATATGCTCAAAACAGGTGATGATGAAGATATAGAACGACTTGGCAACGTACTTGAATTGGTCACCGTCGCAAAGCGCTATGATATCTTTGATGGCACAGAGGGGATCACCCAGTACCTCGAAGACCTTGCGCTCGAAAGCGATCAGGATCGCATGAGTAACGCCGATGCGGTACGCCTCATGACCGTCCATGCAAGCAAGGGGCTTGAGTTCGATTATGTATTTGTGACGGGCATGGAGCAAGATCTCTTCCCTTCAAACAAGATGCGTGAACATGATTCACCCGAAGCACAAGAAGAGGAGCGCCGTCTCTTTTATGTAGCACTCACCCGCGCTGCAAAAAAAGTCTTTCTTTCTCATGCAGCAATGCGCACCATCTTCGGCAGTCGCAACTACACCCTTCCAAGTGAATTTCTCGACGATATCGACGAGTCACTCATCGAGCGAGAAACACCGCCGAAGCTCGAACAGCCAAAACGTAAGTTCAGCCTCCTTGATGATCCTTTCGATGATGATGTATTTCAGTGGTAA
- a CDS encoding type II secretion system protein: MKKRAGFTLIELLVVIAIIALLSSIVLATLVSTKSKSRDARRAADIRQIYTALNLYYDTYGCLPITNGSSCGIASSTTFSNAGGWDYSSQGDFLSFLSTGTSPFMQKVPVDPINNMTGDNAPAGTYAYRYYCYTTNPKGPQLAYWKELPVRNMVAITESSLSNNNPEFICR, encoded by the coding sequence ATGAAAAAACGCGCTGGTTTTACACTCATTGAACTACTTGTAGTCATCGCTATAATCGCACTGCTCTCGTCGATCGTACTCGCGACATTAGTTTCAACAAAATCAAAAAGTCGTGATGCGCGCCGCGCAGCAGATATTCGTCAAATCTACACCGCACTCAATTTGTATTACGACACCTATGGCTGCTTACCAATCACCAATGGTTCATCTTGCGGCATAGCATCAAGCACTACGTTCTCAAATGCTGGTGGGTGGGACTACAGTTCCCAGGGAGACTTTCTCTCATTCCTCTCAACGGGCACGAGTCCCTTTATGCAAAAAGTTCCCGTTGACCCGATCAACAACATGACGGGTGACAATGCACCTGCGGGAACCTATGCCTACCGCTACTATTGTTACACCACGAACCCCAAGGGTCCTCAGCTGGCATATTGGAAGGAACTCCCTGTGCGTAACATGGTGGCAATTACGGAATCATCACTCAGCAACAACAATCCCGAGTTCATTTGTCGATAA